Proteins co-encoded in one Ziziphus jujuba cultivar Dongzao chromosome 9, ASM3175591v1 genomic window:
- the LOC107426570 gene encoding protein WHAT'S THIS FACTOR 1 homolog, chloroplastic: MAWRLLFSRTTLFRPSQTLILTLQTFKAPLLNPNPNPNASPIPYEYWLPFFASPFSTSFLITKTPKKFKKKHKKKESPRTKLVQSDPNRILPLERIVERDAFFRFLTKSKDFISKQPEHVILLDEAGKLHRELGFPRGRKIARSIQRHPLIFETYRHTDGKMWFGFTDFMEELLEEERAIMDSMELDRVNTVRKLLMMSSKKRIPLSKVHHCRLLFGIPDDFRDRVAKYPNWFRVVVDGDGRRVLELVDWDPNLAVSSLEREFMVDEEKAKRAFKFSVKHGKDLDLDEDETRKLNLLNTLPLVSPYSDGSKLDLWTLEAEKYRVGVLHEFLSLTLEKRASIHHIVEFKEEFSLTKHTYQMLLKQPRTFYLAGTEMNWVVFLKEAYDENGLLINKDPQVVFNEKLYKFAEMPEMETGSLVTGGSK; encoded by the coding sequence ATGGCTTGGCGACTCCTCTTCTCCCGAACTACTCTGTTCAGACCATCCCAAACCTTAATCCTAACCTTGCAAACATTCAAAGCTCCTCTCCTAAACCCTAATCCTAACCCCAATGCCAGCCCCATTCCTTACGAGTATTGGCTTCCCTTCTTCGCTTCTCCATTCTCCACCTCATTTCTCATCACCAAAACCCCcaagaaattcaaaaagaagCACAAAAAGAAAGAGAGCCCCAGAACCAAGCTCGTCCAGTCCGATCCCAATCGAATTCTGCCATTGGAACGCATCGTCGAGCGCGACGCCTTCTTCCGGTTCCTCACCAAGTCCAAGGACTTCATCTCCAAGCAGCCCGAACACGTCATCCTTCTCGACGAAGCAGGAAAGCTCCACCGCGAGCTTGGATTCCCTCGCGGCCGCAAGATTGCCCGCTCCATCCAACGCCACCCTTTGATCTTCGAGACCTACCGCCACACCGATGGCAAAATGTGGTTCGGCTTCACGGATTTCATGGAGGAATTGCTTGAAGAGGAGCGAGCTATAATGGACTCCATGGAATTGGATAGGGTCAACACGGTGCGCAAATTGCTCATGATGTCTTCTAAGAAGCGGATTCCGTTAAGCAAGGTTCATCATTGCCGGTTGTTATTTGGAATTCCCGATGATTTCAGGGACCGGGTTGCAAAATACCCAAATTGGTTTCGGGTTGTGGTTGATGGTGATGGCAGGAGGGTGCTTGAATTGGTGGATTGGGATCCGAATCTTGCTGTTAGTTCTCTTGAGAGGGAGTTCATGGTTGATGAGGAAAAGGCCAAGAGGGCTTTCAAATTTTCAGTGAAACATGGTAAGGATTTGGATTTGGATGAAGACGAGACGAGGAAACTGAACCTGTTGAACACGCTTCCGTTGGTTTCGCCATATTCGGACGGATCAAAGTTGGATCTTTGGACATTGGAAGCAGAGAAATACAGGGTGGGAGTGCTACATGAGTTCCTGAGCTTGACATTGGAGAAGAGGGCTTCTATACACCACATTGTGGAGTTCAAGGAGGAGTTTAGTCTGACCAAGCATACGTACCAGATGCTGTTGAAGCAGCCGAGAACCTTTTATCTGGCAGGGACAGAGATGAACTGGGTTGTATTCTTGAAAGAAGCATATGATGAAAATGGCTTATTGATAAACAAGGACCCCCAGGTGGTTTTTAATGAGAAATTGTATAAGTTTGCTGAAATGCCGGAAATGGAAACTGGTTCTCTAGTAACTGGGGGCAGCAAATAA